A genomic window from Plutella xylostella chromosome 23, ilPluXylo3.1, whole genome shotgun sequence includes:
- the LOC119692528 gene encoding esterase FE4, translated as MVRVTVSEGILEGQVLDNVLGGKYLSFKGIPYAEPPVGDLRFKAPRPPKKWHGVRSARDHGPICHQFYVFTMSVRPGAEDCLFLNVYTKTVKPSRPAPVMVFIHGGAFVCGSGNSDLYKPDYLVHKDVVLVTINYRLEILGFLCLDIEEAPGNAGMKDQVAALKWIKKNIHNFGGDPNNVTIFGESAGGASVSMHLVSPMSKGLFKRAILQSGALNSPWVIVNEPVERAKAFARSKGKDTDDVYELLQFFKSQPVEALIAAPIAITFDEACTGLYKPTFSVVIEKNFGNGKSFLHDNVPDVLKNCINEDVEVIVGVNGDEGNMLLGLCNLDPVIENYNRLLQSFVPLDMNWNINIRKQLEVGRKVKEYYYGDKLVSSDNLSGLAKKAGMINFVHSVVQWAKACASKQSKVYFYVFNCLNTERAFFSSTFKTKSWSGRPGVLHGDELMYLFAGEVFEEAPENLKMVDKVTTLWTNLAKFGNPTPDESLGAKWLPFTAEKQEYLDINDTLILKTFPFKEEIQFWERIYDEYLAEHNFTKA; from the exons ATGGTCCGGGTAACGGTTTCTGAGGGAATATTAGAGGGACAAGTTTTGGATAATGTTCTCGGGGGAAAGTATTTGAGTTTTAAGGGAATCCCTTACGCTGAACCGCCCGTAGGTGATCTGAGATTTAAG GCACCACGACCGCCAAAGAAATGGCACGGAGTCAGGAGCGCGAGGGACCACGGGCCAATCTGCCACCAATTCTACGTGTTCACGATGTCGGTTCGTCCCGGCGCCGAGGACTGCCTGTTCCTCAACGTCTACACCAAAACCGTGAAGCCTTCTCGACCCGCGCCCGTCATGGTCTTCATCCACGGTGGGGCCTTTGTGTGCGGCTCCGGAAACTCGGACCTCTACAAACCCGACTATCTGGTCCACAAAGATGTAGTCTTAGTCACCATCAACTACAGACTTGAAATACTTGGATTTCTCTGTCTGGACATAGAGGAAGCCCCTGGTAATGCTGGAATGAAAGACCAGGTAGCAGCTCTGAAATGGATCAAAAAGAATATCCATAATTTTGGAGGGGATCCAAACAACGTGACAATTTTCGGGGAAAGCGCCGGTGGGGCTTCTGTTTCGATGCACTTGGTTTCCCCAATGAGTAAAGGTCTGTTCAAAAGAGCTATACTTCAAAGTGGCGCTTTGAATTCGCCCTGGGTTATTGTTAACGAACCTGTGGAGAGAGCGAAGGCATTCGCTCGTTCGAAAGGTAAAGACACTGATGACGTTTACGAGCTGTTGCAGTTTTTCAAATCTCAACCAGTAGAGGCGCTCATAGCTGCCCCGATAGCAATCACCTTCGATGAAGCTTGTACCGGCTTGTACAAACCAACCTTCAGTGTAGTTATAGAGAAGAACTTCGGTAATGGTAAAAGTTTCCTTCACGACAACGTTCCTGATGTCCTCAAAAACTGTATTAATGAAGATGTCGAAGTTATAGTAGGGGTGAACGGTGACGAAGGTAATATGTTGCTAGGGCTCTGCAATCTCGACCCAGTCATTGAAAACTATAACCGATTATTGCAGAGTTTTGTTCCGTTGGATATGAACTggaacataaatattcgaaAACAACTTGAGGTTGGAAGAAAAGTCAAGGAATATTACTATGGTGACAAATTGGTATCTTCAGATAACTTGTCCGGTTTAGCCAAGAAGGCTGGAATGATTAATTTTGTGCACTCAGTAGTGCAATGGGCTAAAGCATGCGCTTCAAAACAATCGAAAgtatatttctatgtttttaattgtttgAATACTGAGAGGGCTTTCTTTTCGTCCACCTTCAAGACCAAGTCATGGTCTGGCCGCCCGGGGGTCCTGCATGGGGATGAGCTCATGTATCTGTTCGCTGGAGAGGTGTTTGAAGAGGCCCCAGAGAATCTAAAGATGGTGGATAAAGTCACAACACTTTGGACAAACTTGGCAAAGTTCGG AAACCCGACACCTGACGAGTCTTTGGGAGCAAAATGGCTGCCGTTCACTGCCGAAAAGCAAGAATACTTGGACATCAACGACACACTCATATTAAAAACATTTCCGTTCAAAGAAGAAATCCAGTTTTGGGAACGTATTTATGATGAATATCTGGCCGAACATAACTTTACTAAagcttaa